In Clostridia bacterium, a single window of DNA contains:
- the ilvD gene encoding dihydroxy-acid dehydratase, protein MHFRSQDILNGPEWLLNRGTYKTMGYSDDDLSRPLIAVVNSWNQVVPGHYNLREVAEYVRSGIYRAGGTPVEFGILAPCDGIAQGHDGMHYILPARELVAHSIEVMIQAHRLDGMVLLGSCDKIVPGMLMAAARLDLPAILIAGGPMLGGREFDGRASDMTTLSEAVGMLKSGRISEAEFEALEDVCGPSCGSCAYLGTANTMCSLAEAMGMSLPGSALIPAVYADRMRAAQATGQAIVELVRRGITARQIINSKSLDNAIRVCMAIGGSTNAALHLPAIAYEAGVELGLDRFDQLSRETPYLAKLNPASKYNMVDFYQSGGIPQVMTELGNLLHLDALTVTGKTVEENLAAYRGSGWGAVNREVIRTVESPFRADGGLAVLRGNLAPAGAIAKPAAIDPAVWTFTGTARVFDSEEQAEEAILSGRIRKGDVVVIRYEGPKGGPGMREMYKAMKYLYGLGLAKHTALVTDGRFSGTNNGCFVGHVSPEAASGGPLAVVEEGDRITVDIPNRRLELHVDEREIQRRLSQWKPPAPKFQKGYLALYERLVSSADQGAIIKF, encoded by the coding sequence GTGCATTTTCGAAGCCAAGATATCTTAAACGGTCCTGAATGGTTGCTTAACCGCGGCACTTATAAAACCATGGGCTATTCCGATGATGATCTCTCCCGGCCGTTAATTGCCGTGGTTAACAGTTGGAACCAAGTGGTACCTGGACATTACAATTTGCGCGAAGTGGCTGAATACGTGCGGTCAGGGATCTACCGGGCCGGGGGTACCCCGGTGGAATTTGGCATCCTTGCCCCTTGCGATGGCATTGCCCAGGGCCATGATGGCATGCACTATATTCTGCCAGCTCGAGAGCTGGTGGCCCATAGCATTGAGGTGATGATTCAGGCCCACCGCCTGGATGGCATGGTGCTGTTGGGATCGTGCGATAAGATCGTGCCCGGCATGCTGATGGCGGCGGCCCGGCTGGATTTACCGGCCATCTTGATTGCTGGCGGACCCATGCTGGGTGGCCGAGAATTCGACGGGCGAGCCAGCGATATGACCACCCTGTCGGAAGCGGTGGGTATGCTGAAATCCGGCCGCATCTCCGAGGCGGAGTTTGAGGCCCTGGAGGACGTTTGTGGGCCCAGCTGCGGCTCCTGTGCCTACCTTGGCACCGCCAATACCATGTGTTCTCTAGCTGAAGCTATGGGCATGTCGCTGCCGGGTTCGGCGCTGATACCGGCAGTCTACGCTGACCGGATGCGGGCTGCCCAGGCTACCGGCCAAGCCATCGTAGAGCTAGTTCGCCGCGGCATCACCGCCCGCCAGATCATCAATTCCAAGTCGCTGGACAATGCCATTCGGGTATGCATGGCCATTGGCGGCTCCACCAACGCCGCCCTCCACCTTCCTGCCATTGCCTACGAGGCGGGAGTGGAGCTAGGGCTGGACCGTTTTGATCAGCTTAGCCGCGAGACTCCCTATTTGGCCAAGCTCAACCCGGCTTCCAAATACAATATGGTGGATTTCTATCAGTCCGGCGGCATTCCCCAGGTAATGACTGAGCTAGGGAACCTCTTGCACCTGGATGCGCTGACGGTTACCGGGAAGACAGTAGAGGAGAACTTGGCTGCCTACCGGGGCTCGGGCTGGGGAGCGGTCAACCGAGAAGTTATCCGTACTGTAGAATCGCCCTTTAGAGCTGATGGTGGCTTGGCGGTCCTGCGGGGTAACTTGGCGCCGGCTGGAGCTATAGCTAAACCCGCGGCCATCGATCCGGCGGTTTGGACCTTTACCGGCACGGCTCGGGTATTTGACTCGGAAGAACAAGCTGAAGAGGCTATCCTTTCCGGGCGGATTCGGAAGGGCGATGTGGTGGTTATCCGCTACGAAGGTCCCAAGGGTGGGCCCGGCATGCGGGAGATGTATAAGGCTATGAAATATCTCTATGGCCTAGGGCTGGCCAAGCATACGGCCCTGGTGACCGATGGGCGCTTTTCGGGCACCAATAACGGTTGCTTCGTGGGGCACGTTTCTCCCGAGGCAGCGAGTGGTGGCCCCCTGGCCGTGGTGGAGGAGGGCGACCGGATTACCGTGGATATCCCCAACCGGCGGTTGGAGCTCCACGTGGATGAGCGGGAGATCCAGAGGAGGTTGAGTCAATGGAAACCTCCGGCCCCTAAGTTCCAGAAAGGATACCTGGCCCTGTATGAGCGGCTGGTGAGCTCTGCCGACCAGGGCGCGATAATAAAGTTTTGA
- a CDS encoding radical SAM protein, with protein sequence MPDFQFARQFIGERALGQLLSYLGRDADRNVIKLLNLAERLVPTPYHKQMIADLREAYQTNPVASYYVNRATREFHPNIRKRLLYNFFFNSMFFGVPKQRKVSEQLGINVPHTILIDPTSACNLRCTGCWAGEYRKHDSLPPEVLDRILREAKELGIYWIVMSGGEPFLYPHLLDLAAKHSDMVFMLYTNGTLISDAVADRLVEVGNVSPAISLEGDRERTDARRGKGVFDKVMAVMERLRQRGVPFGVSLTLTSENVYEVTSDEFIDFLIEKGVSYGWSFHYIPIGRDPDVRLMVTPEQRAYLVDRIRTIRTQKPFLIADFWNDGELTEGCIAGGRRYFHITASGAVEPCAFVHFSVDNILNKSLKEVLDSPLFRAYQKRQPFSENLLTPCPLIDVPQALRDIVSESGAEATHPGAETALSGPIADFLDQRSAAWEAKSRPIWEKRQAQASAANQSTAGGIAASLPTGTNGR encoded by the coding sequence GATAGAAATGTAATCAAGTTACTTAATTTAGCTGAACGCTTGGTTCCAACGCCTTATCACAAACAGATGATTGCCGACTTGCGGGAAGCATATCAGACTAATCCTGTGGCCTCATATTATGTTAACCGGGCTACCCGGGAGTTTCATCCCAATATCCGCAAGCGGTTGCTCTACAATTTCTTCTTCAATTCCATGTTTTTTGGAGTGCCCAAGCAAAGGAAGGTTTCGGAGCAACTAGGCATTAATGTCCCTCACACTATTCTCATAGATCCAACTAGCGCTTGCAACTTGCGGTGCACTGGGTGCTGGGCAGGTGAATACCGAAAGCACGACAGTTTGCCCCCGGAGGTTTTAGACCGGATTTTGCGGGAAGCAAAAGAATTGGGCATCTACTGGATCGTTATGTCCGGCGGGGAACCGTTCCTTTACCCTCATCTCCTGGATCTGGCGGCCAAACACAGCGATATGGTATTTATGCTCTATACCAATGGGACGCTTATCAGCGATGCGGTGGCTGACCGGCTGGTAGAGGTGGGCAACGTTTCTCCCGCCATTAGCCTGGAGGGAGACCGGGAGCGCACCGATGCCCGCCGGGGCAAAGGTGTATTTGACAAGGTGATGGCGGTCATGGAGCGGTTGCGCCAGCGCGGGGTTCCCTTTGGGGTTTCGCTCACCCTCACCAGCGAGAACGTTTATGAGGTCACTTCCGATGAGTTTATTGATTTCCTAATTGAAAAGGGCGTATCCTATGGGTGGTCCTTCCATTACATACCCATCGGCCGGGATCCAGATGTGAGGCTTATGGTGACCCCGGAGCAGAGGGCCTATCTGGTGGATCGTATCCGTACCATCCGCACCCAGAAGCCTTTCTTGATTGCCGATTTTTGGAACGATGGAGAGCTAACCGAAGGATGCATTGCTGGCGGCCGCCGTTATTTCCACATCACCGCCTCGGGAGCGGTAGAGCCGTGCGCCTTTGTCCACTTTTCTGTGGACAATATCCTCAACAAGAGCCTTAAGGAGGTTTTGGATTCGCCCCTTTTCCGGGCTTACCAAAAACGGCAACCCTTTAGCGAGAACCTGCTAACTCCCTGCCCGCTCATCGATGTGCCCCAGGCGTTGCGAGATATCGTCAGCGAGTCTGGCGCTGAGGCCACCCATCCAGGAGCAGAGACGGCTCTGAGTGGACCTATCGCTGACTTCCTGGACCAGCGCTCAGCCGCCTGGGAAGCCAAGTCACGGCCAATTTGGGAAAAACGGCAAGCGCAGGCTTCTGCTGCTAACCAGTCGACAGCGGGTGGAATCGCAGCATCATTGCCCACCGGAACCAACGGCAGGTAG
- a CDS encoding methyltetrahydrofolate cobalamin methyltransferase has translation MLIVGELINTSRKAIKKAVEERDAAYIQDLTRQQREAGADYIDVNCATVLNDELGSLRWAIENIQAAGGLPCIDTPNPEAMDLGLSLTQGGQPMVNSLSGESERYRSMLPLVLKYKARVIALCLDDQGMPKNADDRVRVARNLVQNLTAAGVPMGDIYLDPLVQPLSTSDSAGLEVLAAIRQIKEEFPETHIICGLSNISYGLPQRKVLNQVFMVQTMTAGMDAYILDPLDRSMMGFLRASQALLGQDPFCMNYLAAFRQGLYEKAGA, from the coding sequence GTGCTAATTGTCGGAGAGCTGATCAATACCAGCCGAAAAGCCATCAAGAAGGCCGTGGAGGAAAGGGACGCAGCCTATATCCAGGACTTGACTCGCCAGCAACGCGAGGCTGGAGCCGATTACATCGATGTCAACTGCGCCACCGTGCTCAACGACGAGTTGGGGTCGCTCAGGTGGGCCATCGAAAATATCCAAGCTGCCGGTGGACTCCCCTGTATCGATACCCCCAATCCGGAAGCCATGGATTTGGGGCTATCGCTCACCCAAGGCGGCCAGCCTATGGTCAACTCTCTTTCCGGCGAAAGCGAGCGCTACCGATCGATGCTACCTCTGGTGCTGAAGTACAAAGCCCGGGTAATCGCCCTTTGCCTGGACGACCAGGGAATGCCCAAAAACGCCGACGACCGGGTGCGGGTGGCCAGGAACCTGGTGCAAAACTTGACCGCGGCTGGAGTGCCCATGGGGGATATCTACTTGGATCCGCTGGTGCAACCATTGAGCACCAGCGACAGCGCCGGTCTAGAGGTTCTGGCGGCCATTCGCCAGATCAAAGAGGAATTCCCGGAAACCCATATCATCTGTGGGCTCAGCAACATTTCTTACGGCCTACCCCAGAGAAAGGTCCTGAATCAGGTGTTTATGGTCCAGACCATGACCGCCGGCATGGATGCTTATATCCTCGATCCCCTGGACCGGAGCATGATGGGCTTCCTGCGAGCCTCCCAGGCTCTGCTGGGCCAGGACCCCTTCTGCATGAACTACCTCGCCGCCTTCCGTCAGGGGCTATACGAAAAGGCAGGAGCCTAG